Proteins from a genomic interval of uncultured Methanocorpusculum sp.:
- the surE gene encoding 5'/3'-nucleotidase SurE, translating to MPRPKILLTNDDGINSGGLWAAYDALSLFADVTVVAPATQQSAVGRSISIFEPLRMNEVAMHGTQAYTVEGRPTDALLLGLYGLGLRPVLVVSGINLGENISFESITISGTVGAAMEAVNQGVPAIAYSLQMNDEGNKFADPRSHTTDFIQSRDVVTKFTKHFLEKGMPEGSKLININIPAEKIEGYKVTVLGERLFETSVEKRIDPRGKPYYWINGTPIYIPEEHSDVTALRKNYVSVTPLSMDNTAFKACPELKKMILDID from the coding sequence ATGCCACGACCAAAAATACTCTTAACGAACGACGACGGGATCAACTCAGGCGGCCTCTGGGCTGCATACGACGCCCTGTCCCTATTCGCTGACGTTACGGTCGTCGCGCCGGCAACCCAGCAAAGTGCGGTCGGCAGATCAATATCGATCTTCGAGCCGTTAAGGATGAACGAAGTTGCTATGCACGGAACGCAGGCATACACAGTCGAAGGGCGTCCGACAGATGCACTTCTTCTCGGCCTCTATGGACTTGGACTTAGACCGGTTCTTGTGGTCTCCGGCATAAATCTGGGAGAGAATATCTCCTTTGAATCGATCACAATCTCAGGAACGGTGGGTGCTGCGATGGAAGCGGTCAATCAGGGCGTTCCCGCAATCGCATATTCACTTCAAATGAATGATGAGGGAAATAAATTCGCTGACCCCAGATCCCATACGACGGATTTTATCCAGAGCAGAGACGTCGTCACGAAGTTCACCAAACATTTCCTGGAAAAGGGGATGCCTGAGGGAAGCAAACTGATCAATATCAATATCCCGGCGGAAAAAATAGAGGGCTATAAAGTAACCGTACTTGGCGAACGGCTGTTTGAAACATCCGTCGAAAAAAGAATCGATCCCCGAGGAAAACCCTACTATTGGATCAACGGAACACCTATCTACATCCCGGAAGAACACTCGGATGTGACGGCCCTCAGAAAAAATTATGTCTCGGTAACACCGCTCTCAATGGACAACACCGCATTCAAGGCATGTCCAGAGCTGAAAAAAATGATTCTGGATATCGATTAA
- a CDS encoding NAD(P)H-dependent oxidoreductase has translation MSSILVTCYSRTGKTKMLAESIGKGAKQVEGVNVDVLAFNRVTASDLVRYDGIILGSPVYFGGIAAELKEFIDDTTFVRGKLVGKVGAAFTTAGDRTGGKETAILSIVQAMLIHGMIVVGDPISTESTNEEHNGGHYGLAADGQLTENDLLQAEYFGKYVATVVSRIC, from the coding sequence ATGTCTTCAATACTCGTGACCTGCTACAGCAGAACCGGAAAAACCAAGATGCTTGCCGAATCGATCGGCAAGGGAGCAAAACAGGTGGAAGGTGTGAATGTCGATGTTCTTGCATTCAACCGGGTTACTGCAAGCGACCTTGTAAGATATGACGGAATTATTCTTGGATCTCCGGTGTATTTCGGCGGTATTGCTGCGGAGTTGAAGGAATTCATCGACGACACAACCTTTGTGCGCGGAAAACTGGTTGGAAAGGTCGGCGCGGCATTTACTACCGCTGGGGACCGGACCGGCGGAAAAGAGACGGCAATTTTGTCGATCGTTCAGGCGATGCTGATTCACGGCATGATTGTTGTGGGAGATCCAATTTCGACCGAATCGACCAATGAGGAACACAACGGCGGGCATTACGGACTTGCTGCCGACGGTCAGCTTACCGAGAACGATCTTCTGCAGGCCGAGTATTTCGGCAAATATGTGGCAACGGTTGTTTCCCGGATCTGTTAA
- a CDS encoding SWIM zinc finger family protein, whose translation MINPFQILKQEGELNDVVRNAFIDAYGKRGMEAVDAVKEQRVKKYRDYFVVVGNTGEYFVEGSFCSCNAMLYGKECWHTLAVKIAVELGMYESYNLWYYKNGVDEDEPEYE comes from the coding sequence ATGATCAATCCGTTTCAGATCTTAAAACAGGAAGGCGAGCTGAATGATGTTGTGCGTAACGCATTCATCGATGCATACGGCAAGCGGGGAATGGAGGCCGTTGATGCCGTCAAAGAACAGCGGGTGAAAAAGTATCGGGATTATTTTGTTGTTGTAGGAAATACGGGTGAGTACTTTGTCGAGGGTTCGTTCTGCAGTTGTAACGCTATGCTGTATGGAAAAGAGTGCTGGCACACTCTGGCTGTAAAAATCGCCGTCGAACTTGGGATGTATGAGTCGTATAATCTCTGGTATTACAAAAACGGGGTCGACGAGGACGAACCCGAATACGAATAA
- a CDS encoding Nif3-like dinuclear metal center hexameric protein codes for MDKDAFIALLEKIAPPDMAEDFDEGRIGLLVEGTNHIEKIGCALDATPYICRRAAEERFDALVVHHPAFWNPMHAVTGRNAEILRPLLENNINLYAMHSNFDHAKGGINDVLAKEIGLTNCVRMDKTPNSIGVVGTMTKSFSEISRILGCALRVWGDVSGVTRLAVAGGSAFDLELIEEAVSLGAEAYMAAELKYNIALESPIPCIEATHYALEAPGMRVLAETKGWEYIADTPLTSIIQ; via the coding sequence ATGGATAAAGACGCGTTTATTGCTCTTCTGGAAAAAATCGCACCGCCGGATATGGCTGAGGATTTTGACGAAGGCCGCATTGGTCTGCTCGTCGAGGGAACAAACCATATCGAAAAGATAGGCTGTGCTTTGGATGCCACGCCGTACATCTGCAGACGGGCAGCTGAAGAACGATTCGATGCGTTGGTCGTTCATCATCCGGCATTCTGGAATCCGATGCACGCCGTGACCGGGAGAAATGCCGAGATCCTCCGTCCCTTGCTTGAAAATAACATCAATCTCTATGCTATGCATTCGAACTTCGATCACGCAAAAGGCGGGATCAACGATGTTCTTGCTAAAGAAATCGGACTCACAAACTGTGTGAGAATGGACAAAACGCCCAACTCGATCGGTGTTGTTGGAACCATGACGAAAAGTTTCAGCGAGATCTCCCGGATTCTCGGCTGTGCTCTGCGTGTATGGGGGGATGTTTCCGGCGTCACCAGACTGGCTGTTGCCGGAGGTTCGGCTTTCGATCTGGAATTAATCGAAGAGGCCGTGTCTCTTGGTGCCGAAGCCTACATGGCAGCCGAATTAAAGTATAATATTGCTCTTGAATCGCCCATTCCCTGTATCGAAGCAACTCATTACGCTCTGGAGGCTCCGGGTATGCGGGTACTTGCCGAAACTAAAGGGTGGGAATATATTGCTGATACTCCTCTCACGTCGATTATTCAATGA